CAGCTCCGTCTCGCAGGGGATGCGGGTCCAGTGCTCGATGGCCAGCTTCGCGATCATGCCGGCGTGGTAAGCCGTGCCGCAGGCCACGACGACGACCTTGTCGACCTCGCGCAGGACCGCGGCGGGGATGCGCACCTCGTCCAGGGTCAGCGAGCCGTTCGCGTCGATCCGGCCCAGCAGGGTGTCGGCGACGGCCTTCGGCTGCTCGGCGATCTCCTTGAGCATGAAGTAGTCGTAGCCGCCCTTCTCGGCCGCCGACGCGTCCCAGTCCACGTGGTAGGCCCGCACCTCGGCGGGCGCGCCGTGGAAGTCGGTGACGGTGACCCCGTCGCGGCGCAGCTCGACCACCTGGTCCTGGCCCAGTTCGATCGCGGACCGGGTGTGCTCGATGAACGCGGCGACGTCCGAGGCGAGGAAGTTCTCGCCCTCTCCGACGCCGACCACCAGGGGCGAGTTCCGGCGGGCGCCGACGACCACGTCCGGGGCGTCGGCGTGTACGGCGACCAGCGTGAAGGCGCCCTCCAGCCGCCGGCAGACGCGCCGCATCGCCTCGGGGAGGTCGTGTCCGGCGGCCGGGAACTCCTCCGCCAGCAGGTGCGAGACGACCTCGGTGTCGGTCTCGGACTCCAGCCGGTGGCCGCGTTCGGCCAGTTCGGCGCGCAGGGCGGCGAAGTTCTCGATGATCCCGTTGTGGACGACGGCCACGCGCCCCGCGTTGTCGAGGTGCGGGTGGGCGTTGACGTCGGTGGGCCCGCCGTGGGTCGCCCACCGGGTGTGGCCCAGTCCCGTGGAGCCGGCCGGCAGCGGGCGCCCGACCAGCTCCTTCTCCAGGTTGACCAGTTTCCCGGCCTTCTTGACGGCGGCCAGCCCGCCGTCGGCGAGGACGGCGACCCCGGCCGAGTCGTAGCCGCGGTACTCCAGCCGCTTGAGTCCGGCGATGACCACATCGAGCGCCGACTGCGCTCCCACGTAACCCACAATTCCGCACATAGGCGGCAGGTTACGCCGTGGCGGGGCGCCTGCCCGGGACCTGGACGAGACGAGAACCCGCCCGGTCGAACGCCCCGGGCGGGGCCGTCGGCGCGCCCGGGTCGGCCGGGCCCCGCCGGCCGCGCGCCGATCGGCCCGACCCGGGCCGGCCGCGGGGCCGTCGTCACGTGACCGACCCCACCACCCACAACCGCCCGCCAGCCCCGACAATGGCGGTGTGATCACTTCGCCGCCACGAAGCAGCACGCCGGACGACGCAACGGAGCGCACCGGTCCGGACGGGTCCGCCCCGCGGTCCGCCCATCGCCGGACCCCCGAGGCCTCACCGTACGTCGACCTCACCCGCGCCGAGTGGAGCGCCCTGCGCGAGCGCACCCCGCTCCCGCTCACCGCCGACGAGGTCGAGCGGCTGCGCGGTCTGGGGGACGTCATCGACCTCGACGAGGTCCGCGACGTCTACCTGCCGCTCTCCCGCCTCCTCAACCTCTACGTCGGCGCCACCAGCAACCTCCG
Above is a window of Streptomyces subrutilus DNA encoding:
- the glmS gene encoding glutamine--fructose-6-phosphate transaminase (isomerizing) — encoded protein: MCGIVGYVGAQSALDVVIAGLKRLEYRGYDSAGVAVLADGGLAAVKKAGKLVNLEKELVGRPLPAGSTGLGHTRWATHGGPTDVNAHPHLDNAGRVAVVHNGIIENFAALRAELAERGHRLESETDTEVVSHLLAEEFPAAGHDLPEAMRRVCRRLEGAFTLVAVHADAPDVVVGARRNSPLVVGVGEGENFLASDVAAFIEHTRSAIELGQDQVVELRRDGVTVTDFHGAPAEVRAYHVDWDASAAEKGGYDYFMLKEIAEQPKAVADTLLGRIDANGSLTLDEVRIPAAVLREVDKVVVVACGTAYHAGMIAKLAIEHWTRIPCETELASEFRYRDPILDQRTLVIAISQSGETMDTLMALRHAREQGAKVLAVCNTNGSTIPRESDAVLYTHAGPEVAVASTKAFLTQLVACYLVALYLGQVRGTKWGDEVDVVVRELSDIAAAVDTVLETMEPVRELARSLAHKNTVLFLGRHVGYPVALEGALKLKELAYMHAEGFAAGELKHGPIALIEQDLPVVVVVPSPRGRSVLHGKIVSNIQEIRARGARTIVIAEEGDEAVVPYADHLIRIPATPTLLQPLVATVPLQVFACELATARGNEVDQPRNLAKSVTVE